One stretch of Schizosaccharomyces pombe strain 972h- genome assembly, chromosome: III DNA includes these proteins:
- the mde7 gene encoding RNA-binding protein Mde7 — MSQLYALNGQPLAGKSDDLANKLAAFGLSQPNHSSLSEQQSTNSLLHGSGAFNKPPLSRNSTTNPLNLLYTQTQQPARSTTPFLLNPVGSSPGKLPVPSRNNSYLQGTAESNSGNFANNSISNNCWNSAYNSNSFEGTGSSPNFPPQNQFLSDSRSSIATLNAIPSLDQSVLLNPNLRARTPSLVPEHYFDDTDKSVHSKSSSGSNSLSEASNDDLESSIIQIVGGLPDDFDDRELSGIFTFCEGYDFSKIESENGHRKAIVYFRNAIAALKAKNMLNASSTNNFTIIQRDVVRQQENEYHKGIPPLTTPSLYSQRLSNNYDSTTPGFPRFSPANFDSVINKDVTSESRMSTSYPAVLEAFKSFNPIKAPKAEYLNQSRASMGNPSPSNWNNRLLQPSSKEQAVYSFQTQKNSKGLQFTSNELTNPTAKYSQLPNNIANIGESNSLSNQPNNFAQTSFDYQPNHPNAISPKAKFSLPSRPSYHKDNSFISKQAIDKSNPFEEALRLERTSPVKELPAIRPRTIPLNGVAPYESELRPPPKWKPMPDLKVVRSRPSLKQRPLRSAEYVRVCELKCLQEEEFDNKVLLEQVESNVQTDHNSPCNTIYVGNLSNPDQEKKLRLAFSKEKGYRRLCFKIKGNSPMCFVEFEEVCHAAKAMEKMQGAALDDKIKGGIRLSYSKNPLGVRSTENLSTTASLFQQHGPPKKSTDCYSAKASAAVERKYHFQNMTPKPNGTNSVTTLNRTQTHSSEVNDLFDIFEFPSK; from the coding sequence ATGAGTCAACTTTATGCTTTAAACGGACAACCTCTAGCAGGGAAATCTGATGACCTGGCAAATAAACTTGCCGCCTTCGGATTGTCTCAACCTAACCATAGTTCTCTTTCAGAACAACAATCGACCAACTCTTTGCTTCATGGTTCAGGAGCATTTAATAAACCCCCACTGTCCAGGAATTCAACGACAAATCCgcttaatttattatatacaCAAACACAGCAACCTGCAAGGTCGACAACTCCTTTTCTGCTTAACCCAGTAGGATCAAGTCCTGGTAAATTGCCCGTGCCTTCAAGGAACAACTCTTACTTACAGGGCACTGCGGAGTCAAACTCCGgtaattttgcaaataatTCAATTAGCAATAATTGCTGGAATTCCGCATACAATTCTAACAGTTTCGAAGGCACAGGCAGCTCTCCAAATTTTCCACCccaaaatcaatttctttcagATAGTCGATCTTCAATTGCAACGCTAAATGCCATCCCTTCGTTGGATCAAAGTGTTCTATTGAATCCAAATCTTCGGGCTAGAACACCTAGCTTGGTACCGGAACATTACTTTGATGATACCGACAAATCAGTACATTCTAAAAGTAGTTCTGGATCTAACTCCCTTAGTGAAGCTTCAAATGATGATTTAGAATCTTCTATCATTCAAATTGTTGGTGGCTTGCCGGACGATTTTGATGATAGAGAGCTGAGTGGAATTTTCACATTCTGCGAAGGAtatgatttttcaaaaatcgaAAGTGAAAATGGGCACCGAAAAGCTATTGTATACTTTCGGAACGCAATAGCTGCATTAAAGGCAAAAAACATGTTAAACGCGTCTTCTACAAACAATTTCACCATTATTCAAAGGGATGTTGTAAGGCaacaagaaaatgaatatcaCAAGGGCATTCCACCATTGACTACCCCAAGTTTATATTCCCAACGCCTGTCAAATAACTATGACTCAACAACGCCTGGGTTTCCTCGGTTTTCACCAGCAAATTTTGATTCTGTCATCAATAAGGACGTTACTTCAGAATCACGAATGTCCACCTCGTATCCAGCGGTATTGGAAGCTTTTAAATCGTTCAACCCAATAAAGGCTCCTAAAGCTGAATATCTTAATCAATCACGAGCATCAATGGGAAACCCTTCACCTTCAAACTGGAATAATAGGCTATTACAGCCATCTTCTAAAGAGCAAGCCGTATATTCTTTCCAAACGCAGAAAAATAGCAAAGGGCTTCAATTTACAAGCAATGAATTAACAAACCCCACAGCCAAATATTCACAGTTGCCAAACAATATTGCTAATATTGGTGAATCTAATTCTTTATCAAATCAGCCGAATAACTTTGCACAAACGTCGTTCGATTACCAACCTAATCATCCAAATGCAATTTCGCCCAAAGCAAAGTTTTCTTTACCTTCAAGACCAAGTTATCATAAAGACAactcttttatttcaaaacaagCTATCGATAAATCAAATCCTTTTGAAGAGGCATTGCGATTAGAACGTACGAGCCCTGTTAAAGAGCTACCTGCTATAAGACCACGTACAATTCCACTGAATGGTGTTGCCCCATATGAAAGTGAACTTAGGCCGCCGCCCAAGTGGAAGCCTATGCCAGACCTTAAAGTAGTCCGTTCACGCCCGTCATTAAAACAACGCCCTTTAAGGAGCGCCGAATATGTCCGTGTTTGTGAATTAAAATGCCTTCaggaagaagaatttgatAATAAAGTGCTATTGGAACAAGTAGAGTCCAATGTGCAAACTGATCATAACTCACCCTGTAACACAATTTATGTGGGAAATTTGTCCAACCCAGACCAAGAGAAAAAGCTTAGGTTggctttttcaaaagagaAGGGGTATCGGAGACTatgtttcaaaattaagGGAAACAGTCCTATGTGTTTTGTAGAATTTGAGGAAGTTTGCCATGCTGCGAAAGCAATGGAAAAAATGCAAGGTGCTGCATTAGACgataaaattaaaggtGGCATTCGCTTAAGCTATTCCAAAAATCCACTTGGTGTCCGCTCCACCGAAAACCTTTCAACCACAGCATCCCTTTTTCAACAACACGGCCCTCCGAAGAAAAGCACGGACTGCTACTCAGCAAAGGCATCCGCTGCTGTTGAACGAAAATaccattttcaaaatatgaCTCCAAAACCAAATGGAACCAACAGTGTCACCACACTAAACAGGACCCAAACTCACTCGTCGGAAGTGAACGATTTGtttgatatttttgagTTTCCTAGCAAATAG
- a CDS encoding transcription factor: MDLNTLPFHSINSVNVSSAPTVNERSYPFLLDASAGVSGFNPVVSSPEKKARMKYKKNSTSPNMDVKSRKKVSRACDFCRQKKIRCDMDQSPRPGNACINCRKHHLDCNFTRTPLKRGPAKGFNRNADEKQKRASGSAKSSSPAVNGSVFSGNEASPSSRAPSITPVDSVNTTTSAIQVPSVTLTAPAPLGVDQKISQDQKPDSWLTYNAQFAQNSPQLAPSIPSPMKLSPANQQAMPPYPQMLGPGSISSYTNSNLGPSAGFRPPTFFSSPSPQPYSGPILASTAPTLDGSYLSNPSNSNPAVMSLSSNFPSPPKPNNPVYLPPRGNPTVNDRVSNVLPSITSFDSSVTTVPSNSPATLNSYTTSVPSGMSRHPMLMNPSTPEPSLGVNSPSLRPLQSLNNVQNSYRVASTQAPPPHPLRNYTSDAESISMRSKSTQASDAATFREVEQLYQENVEWDDAAIDRYYLLIHSTLPILHHSKARLKSELEKAPINLRSSCLHAIYSLVNRPPFATLGHVFHNTPMKAIGLLNLICSNVQDLSNRILHLQTMILLAIESDQRGPTTITGRNGLPQGMWLGAAIGLACNMRLHIQSHLSLQSINEDMDSDEALCRRAWWVLVVLDRWHSMSTCSPLFLPETFINLTIQDQKLLGTFPSQLVRLSLIVGHISDVFQSPDPTDRQSPIVTQQLRSEIDAFRQSVDVVWGQMNLLTLAVTHVKVLLELCINARPSTVLVPAMKMATILSSSSTPMTPLNHHFFSLATCVLIGVFDLPELQNEARRGLEHIRECIEKRRDIVSREDHEDWDYIVLKLINAKMQGMPINSDPSIPPHVPPSSAFAYSNQEMDSATFKDAYLYTRLCNLGYLGFLI; encoded by the coding sequence ATGGATCTTAACACCTTGCCTTTTCATTCCATCAATTCTGTCAATGTTTCATCTGCACCTACAGTCAATGAACGTTCGTATCCGTTCTTGTTAGATGCTTCCGCTGGTGTCTCTGGTTTTAATCCTGTCGTCAGCTCTcctgaaaaaaaagctcGTATGAAATACAAGAAAAACTCTACATCACCCAATATGGATGTAAAATCTCGTAAAAAGGTTTCTCGCGCTTGCGATTTTTGTCggcagaaaaaaattcgttgTGATATGGATCAAAGTCCTCGTCCTGGCAACGCTTGTATTAATTGTCGTAAGCATCATCTCGATTGCAATTTTACTCGAACACCCCTAAAACGCGGTCCTGCCAAAGGGTTTAATCGAAATGCtgatgaaaaacaaaagcgAGCCTCTGGTTCTGCTAAATCATCTTCTCCTGCTGTAAATGGTTCTGTATTTTCCGGAAACGAAGCAAGTCCCAGTTCAAGGGCTCCGTCGATAACTCCAGTTGATTCCGTGAATACCACTACTAGCGCAATACAGGTACCATCGGTTACTCTTACAGCACCAGCTCCTTTAGGAGTCGATCAAAAAATCTCGCAAGATCAAAAACCAGATTCTTGGCTGACATATAATGCCCAATTCGCGCAAAATTCTCCCCAGTTAGCTCCTTCAATACCTAGTCCTATGAAACTATCACCCGCCAACCAACAGGCTATGCCACCTTACCCGCAAATGTTGGGCCCTGGCTCAATAAGCTCTTATACCAATTCGAATTTAGGACCTTCTGCCGGTTTTCGACCtccaactttttttagtaGTCCTAGTCCACAGCCGTATTCTGGCCCTATACTTGCTTCTACCGCTCCTACATTGGATGGTAGTTATTTATCTAATCCTTCAAACAGCAATCCTGCTGTCATGTCCTTATCTAGTAACTTTCCTTCCCCTCCCAAGCCAAACAATCCAGTTTACTTACCTCCTCGAGGGAATCCTACCGTAAATGATAGGGTTTCTAATGTACTTCCTTCTATTACATCTTTCGATAGCAGCGTTACTACCGTCCCTTCTAACTCACCTGCCACTCTTAACAGTTACACTACAAGTGTCCCTAGCGGCATGTCTCGCCATCCCATGTTAATGAATCCATCTACTCCTGAACCATCTCTTGGCGTTAATTCTCCATCTTTGAGACCACTGCAAAGCTTAAACAATGTGCAAAATTCATATCGTGTTGCATCTACTCAGGCTCCTCCACCTCACCCCTTACGGAATTATACATCAGATGCTGAGTCAATTTCGATGCGTTCCAAAAGTACTCAAGCTTCAGATGCTGCAACATTTCGTGAGGTTGAACAACTTTATCAGGAGAATGTTGAATGGGATGATGCTGCTATAGATAGATATTACTTGCTTATTCATTCAACTTTACCAATCCTGCATCATTCCAAGGCAAGGTTAAAGTCCGAGCTTGAGAAAGCTCCCATAAACCTGCGCTCTTCCTGTTTACATGCCATCTACTCACTTGTTAACCGACCACCATTTGCTACTTTAGGTCATGTGTTTCATAATACTCCTATGAAAGCAATTGGGTTGCTCAACTTGATATGTAGTAATGTTCAGGATCTCTCAAATCGGATTTTGCATCTGCAGACTATGATTTTACTTGCTATTGAAAGTGATCAGCGTGGACCTACTACTATTACTGGTCGAAATGGATTACCACAGGGAATGTGGCTAGGCGCTGCTATTGGATTAGCCTGTAACATGAGACTTCATATTCAATCGCATTTATCTTTGCAGTCAATTAATGAAGACATGGACAGTGACGAAGCGTTATGTCGCCGCGCGTGGTGGGTGCTGGTTGTTTTAGATAGATGGCATTCAATGTCTACATGTTCTCCTCTATTCCTTCCTGAGACATTCATAAATCTGACCATACAAgatcaaaaacttttaggCACTTTCCCTAGTCAACTTGTACGCTTATCATTGATAGTGGGACACATTTCTGATGTTTTCCAGTCACCAGATCCTACCGATCGACAAAGTCCAATCGTTACTCAACAGCTTCGCTCTGAGATTGATGCTTTTCGTCAAAGTGTTGATGTCGTTTGGGGACAGATGAATTTATTGACATTGGCGGTTACCCATGTGAAGGTTTTATTGGAGTTGTGCATCAATGCTAGACCGTCTACTGTACTTGTTCCTGCCATGAAAATGGCAACGATTCTTTCTTCGTCTTCTACGCCTATGACACCATTGAATCATCATTTCTTTAGTTTAGCGACATGCGTTTTAATTGGTGTCTTTGATTTGCCCGAACTTCAAAATGAAGCTAGGCGCGGTTTGGAACACATTCGTGAATGCATTGAAAAGAGAAGAGACATTGTAAGCAGAGAAGATCATGAAGATTGGGATTATATTGTGTTAAAGTTAATTAATGCCAAGATGCAAGGCATGCCTATTAACTCTGACCCATCCATACCTCCCCATGTTCCACCTTCATCTGCTTTTGCTTATAGCAATCAAGAAATGGACTCTGCTACTTTTAAAGATGCATATTTATACACCCGACTTTGTAATTTAGGATATCTTGGCtttcttatttaa
- the gem1 gene encoding ERMES complex GTPase subunit Gem1 — protein sequence MKEVRVVICGDQGVGKSSLISALIQEDNVTSIPKVFPIISIPSNPDSNDDVSLVLVDTQSDSNEREYLAAEIKKANVICLVYSDNYSYERVSIFWLPYFRSLGVNVPIVLCENKSEDLDNYQGLHTIEHEMIPLINEFKEIEACILCSALEKINVNELFYMCRACVIYPITPLWDAKERTMRKATIHALSRIFFLIDKNNDDLLSVDELNSLSEKCFSKNLSIEDASEILSKVKEICPEGVYEGQLTLPGFLAYNRVQVENGKQESTWGILRAFHYTDSLSLDDSYLSPKFEVAPGQIVELSPKGYRFLVDLFYQFDRDNDGALNNEELSALFRHTPGLPEIWVSSQFPNSTVLNEHGYVTYNGWLAQWSMITLFDYKTTLAYLAYLGFDTDGRGHNTDALKVMRKRVSQNRKVSKYDRNVFLCFVVGSKSCGKTALLSSFINNNTNRLTPNTVVNSVEFQSTQRYLVLSEIGETDLDILAEPKSLEACDILCLLYDSSNPNSFSFIANLLNLYPDLQKIPCVFAATKADLDRQQQRYPVQPDEFTKQLGLPSPTHISTAAIWNTSKEFFIQLAESAQYPASSIIRIPEEDSNKTNYQLVAALTAFGALLLSVGGSLTWKIIKHQYYSKK from the exons ATGAAAGAAGTTAGAGTAGTAATTTGCGGTGACCAAGGCGTAGGAAAatcttctttaatttcGGCTTTGATTCAAGAAGACAATGTGACGAGCATTCCTAAG GTATTTCCGATTATATCCATACCCTCTAATCCGGATTCAAATGACGATGTTTCTCTTGTTCTCGTAGACACGCAAT CGGATAGCAATGAAAGAGAATATTTAGCAgcagaaataaaaaaggcaAATGTGATTTGCTTAGTCTATTCTGATAACTATTCTTATGAACGAGTTAGTATCTTTTGGTTGCCATACTTTCGATCTCTTGGAGTCAAT GTTCCAATTGTTCTTTGCGAAAATAAATCAGAGGATCTGGACAACTATCAGGGACTTCATACAATTGAACATGAAATGATCCCTTTAATAAATGAGTTCAAGGAGATCGAAGCATGCATTCTATGTAGTGCCCTCGAGAAAATAAACGTGAACGAG ttgttttaCATGTGCCGTGCATGTGTAATTTACCCAATCACTCCTTTATGGGATGCAAAAGAACGT ACAATGAGAAAAGCTACAATTCATGCTCTGAGTAGGATCTTCT ttttaattgataaaaataacgATGATTTACTCTCTGTTGATGAACTTAATTCACTTTCCGAAAAATGCTTTTCGAAAAACCTAAGTATCGAAGATGCATCAGAAATTTTATCGAAAGTCAAGGAAATATGCCCTGAGGGCGTTTATGAAGGACAGTTGACTTTGCCTGGGTTTTTAGCTTATAATCGTGTACAAGTTGAAAATGGTAAACAAGAAAGTACATGGGGAATCCTTCGAGCTTTTCATTACACAGATAGCCTTAGTCTGGACGATTCATATTTGAGCCCTAAATTCGAGGTCGCACCAGGACAGATCGTTGAGCTGAGTCCGAAGG GTTATAGATTTTTGGTAGATCTCTTTTATCAATTCGATAGAGATAATGATGGTGCCTTGAACAATGAGGAACTTTCAGCCTTGTTTCGCCATACCCCAGGTCTTCCGGAAATTTGGGTGAGCTCTCAGTTCCCAAATTCTACTGTTCTCAACGAACACGGATATGTTACTTATAACGGATGGCTTGCTCAGTGGAGTATGATCACTCTTTTTGATTATAAAACAACATTGGCTTATTTGGCGTACCTTGGGTTTGACACTGATGGACGTGGTCATAATACGGACGCTTTAAAAGTTATGCGTAAGCGAGTTTCTCAAAATCGAAAAGTTTCGAAATATGATAGAAATGTCTTTCTCTGCTTCGTTGTAGGTTCGAAAAGTTGTGGAAAG ACTGCTTTGCTCTCAAGTTTTATAAACAATAACACAAATCGGTTAACCCCAAACACTGTCGTTAATAGTGTTGAATTCCAAAGCACACAAAGATATTTGGTG CTCTCCGAAATTGGTGAAACTGATCTAGATATTCTGGCAGAACCAAAGTCACTTGAAGCCTGCGATATTTTGTGTCTTCTATACGATTCATCAAACCCTaatagtttttcttttatagcAAACTTATTG AATTTATACCCGGATCTTCAAAAGATTCCCTGCGTTTTCGCTGCTACCAAGGCCGACCTGGACAGACAGCAACAA AGATACCCAGTCCAACCAGATGAGTTTACTAAACAGTTGGGGTTACCCTCACCTACCCATATAAGTACTGCAGCCATTTGGAACACctcaaaagaattttttattcag CTGGCTGAATCTGCCCAGTATCCAGCTTCCTCTATTATCCGCATTCCTGAAGAAGATTCTAATAAGACAAATTACCAGCTCGTTGCCGCGCTTACCGCTTTCGGTGCTCTACTATTATCTGTTGGCGGAAGTCTGACATGGAAGATAATAAAACACCAATATTActcgaaaaaataa
- a CDS encoding sulphate transporter → MSSPSENHLLGPKTSFIDNRTSTSRPLHEIPSYQSLARRSSTWKRANIPQQKPSLVRRINYYIPVLHWLPNYSLRNIIWDVLAGCSTACLSVPIALSFAQTFLGVPPIYILTGTAIGPILYCLFTACPLISIGPEAGMCLLIAENIHQRVLSKADVPQETAILVTGLIAFIAGIINLAAGLFRLGFLDALVSPVLLRGCILSISMIIMINQGSVFFGFSGVKYKGSDFPIDKLMFLIRNMSKANIYTTILSCITISLLIGCRNLKSKLSAKYPRIVSIPDAVIILLLGSFLSKKFDWHSNYGIAILGEIKTTILLPKLPLPEKNKLHFITQSLQTGVMCSFLAFIDTVIAVKAISLQTNNLIRSNRELISLGAANIGSSLFCGLPICGGYLRTKCNIMSGARTQVATIACSVLILLATFFIMPVFSTVPTCMLASMVVSLGVSLFADAAVEIFKLARIRVWWELGIIFSIATCTMMFGLETGIIFGLSITVMQIIRHSTRSRIMFRSPTSNGTAEFILEDAASTLSHRTNPSSTAVESAPRILVVRIPEPLFFANVSQLEDRLNRLEKYGHPRMHPGETPYRRIEDIEVVVFDMVGVSSIDSSALFAFQRILKEYVEHQVEVHLVSLDPQVLHIFEKHGLLDLIGGYDHVQDSIKKVDALCDIELGV, encoded by the coding sequence ATGTCGTCTCCTTCAGAAAACCATCTTTTGGGCCCTAAAACTAGCTTTATCGATAACAGAACTAGCACCAGTAGACCCTTACACGAGATTCCTTCTTATCAATCTTTAGCTAGACGTTCTTCCACATGGAAGCGTGCTAACATTCCTCAACAAAAACCCAGTTTGGTTCGAAGAATCAATTATTATATCCCTGTCCTTCATTGGCTTCCCAACTATTCCTTAAGAAATATCATTTGGGATGTGTTAGCTGGCTGCTCGACTGCTTGTCTCTCTGTGCCTATTGCATTATCATTTGCACAAACGTTTCTAGGTGTCCCCCCAATATACATTTTAACAGGTACTGCAATTGGCCCCATATTATATTGTCTTTTTACAGCTTGCCCGCTGATATCCATCGGACCCGAGGCTGGTATGTGTCTGCTTATTGCTGAAAACATTCACCAACGCGTTTTGTCGAAAGCCGATGTTCCTCAAGAAACAGCAATTTTAGTAACTGGATTGATTGCCTTTATCGCAGGAATTATCAATTTAGCTGCCGGGCTGTTCCGCTTGGGATTTTTGGATGCACTTGTATCCCCAGTATTGTTACGTGGATGCATATTGTCAATATCTATGATTATTATGATCAATCAAGGATCtgtattttttggattttctGGAGTCAAATATAAAGGTTCGGACTTTCCTATTGATAAActtatgtttttaataaggAACATGTCGAAAGCTAACATATATACCACTATACTTTCATGTATTACAATATCGTTGCTCATAGGTTGTCGAAATCTTAAATCCAAGCTTTCCGCTAAATACCCTCGAATTGTCTCGATTCCTGACGCAGTTATCATACTATTGTTAGGTTCTTTTTTGAGCAAAAAGTTTGACTGGCATTCCAATTACGGTATTGCCATTTTAGGAGAAATTAAAACCACAATACTACTTCCTAAGCTTCCCCTAcctgaaaaaaataagcttCACTTTATTACCCAAAGTTTACAAACTGGAGTAATGTGTTCATTCCTTGCTTTCATAGATACGGTTATTGCAGTGAAAGCTATTTCGTTGCAGACAAATAATCTAATACGCTCCAATCGTGAGCTGATATCTTTAGGGGCTGCGAATATAGGAAGCAGTTTATTTTGTGGGCTTCCTATTTGCGGTGGGTACCTACGTACTAAATGTAACATAATGTCTGGTGCTCGAACACAGGTAGCTACTATTGCTTGTAGTGTACTTATTTTGTTAGCAACATTCTTTATCATGCCTGTGTTCTCCACTGTACCTACTTGCATGCTTGCTTCCATGGTGGTTTCCTTGGGTGTATCATTGTTCGCCGACGCTGCCGTGGAAATTTTCAAGTTAGCCCGCATAAGAGTGTGGTGGGAATTGggaattatattttctatcGCAACATGCACTATGATGTTTGGATTGGAAACTGGAATTATCTTTGGATTGTCCATAACAGTGATGCAAATTATAAGACACTCCACCCGTTCTCGCATCATGTTTAGATCTCCTACTTCAAACGGTACAGCAGAATTTATCCTTGAAGATGCAGCTTCCACTTTATCCCATCGAACTAATCCTTCTTCGACTGCTGTCGAGAGTGCCCCCCGCATCTTAGTCGTTCGCATTCCTGAACcgcttttttttgcaaacgTCAGTCAGCTTGAAGATCGACTAAATCGTTTAGAAAAGTACGGACATCCAAGAATGCATCCTGGAGAAACTCCTTATCGTCGTATTGAAGACATTGAAGTCGTTGTTTTTGACATGGTAGGTGTCTCTTCCATAGATTCAAGTGCTCTTTTTGCCTTTCAGCGTATCCTTAAAGAGTATGTCGAGCACCAAGTTGAGGTTCATTTGGTATCTTTAGACCCGCAAGTTcttcatatttttgaaaaacatgGTCTTTTGGATCTCATCGGTGGTTACGATCACGTCCAGGatagtattaaaaaagtggATGCTCTTTGCGATATCGAACTTGGAGtgtaa